One genomic window of Solanum dulcamara chromosome 10, daSolDulc1.2, whole genome shotgun sequence includes the following:
- the LOC129870802 gene encoding gamma aminobutyrate transaminase 3, chloroplastic: MAKITSLIGSGIVAATNQVGPHIKHIPAVSNLQKQIVSDQLPVRWSSTEPSLKNDISATDVRGYKGHDMLAPFTAGWHTTDMEPLVIQKSEGSYVYDINGKKYLDALAGLWCTSLGGNEPRLVAAATKQMNELPFYHSFWNRSTKPSLDLAKELLDLFTANKMAKAFFTNSGSEANDTQVKLVWYYNNALGRPDKKKFIARTKSYHGSTLISASLSGLPALHQQFDLPAPFVLHTNCPHYWRFHLPGETEEEFSTRLANNLENLILKEGPETIAAFIAEPVMGAGGVIPPPATYFEKIQAVLKKYDILVIADEVICGFGRLGTMFGCEKYNIKPDLVSVAKALSSGYMPIGAVLVSPEVSDVIYSQSNKLGTFSHGFTYSGHPVACAVALETLKIYKERNIIEQVNRISPKFQEGLKAFSDSPIIGEIRGTGLLHGTEFTDNKSPNDPFPPEWGIGAYFGAQCEKHGMLVRVAGDNIMMSPPYILSLEEIDEMISKYGKALKDTEKKVEELKSQKK; the protein is encoded by the exons ATGGCCAAGATTACTAGTTTGATTGGATCTGGAATTGTAGCAGCAACCAACCAG GTCGGTCCCCACATAAAGCATATCCCTGCTGTTAGCAATTTGCAGAAACAAATCGTTAGCGATCAACTACCGGTCAGATGGAGTAGCACTGAGCCATCTTTGAAGAATGACATTTCAGCAACTGATGTTAGAGG ATATAAGGGGCATGATATGTTGGCACCCTTCACTGCGGGATGGCATACTACTGATATGGAACCTTTAGTTATACAAAAATCCGAG GGTTCTTATGTCTATGACATTAACGGGAAGAAGTACCTCGATGCTCTAGCTGGTTTGTGGTGCACATCTTTAG GTGGAAATGAGCCTCGTCTTGTTGCTGCTGCAACTAAACAAATGAATGAGTTGCCCTTTTACCATTCATTTTGGAATCGTTCCACAAAACCATCTTTG GATCTCGCAAAAGAACTCCTAGATTTGTTTACTGCAAATAAAATGGCGAAAGCTTTTTTCACAAACAGCGGTTCAGAAGCTAATGACACACAG GTGAAGCTGGTATGGTATTACAACAATGCACTTGGGAGGCCAGACAAAAAGAAATTTATTGCTCGAACAAAATC ATACCATGGGTCAACTCTCATTTCCGCCAGTCTCTCTGG TCTTCCTGCACTACATCAGCAATTTGATCTACCAGCTCCGTTTGTTCTGCACACTAACTGCCCTCATTATTGGCGCTTTCATCTGCCAG GTGAGACGGAAGAGGAGTTCTCGACAAGGTTGGCGAATAATTTGGAAAATCTCATACTCAAAGAGGGACCTGAAACT ATTGCTGCTTTCATTGCCGAACCAGTCATGGGGGCAGGGGGTGTCATACCTCCTCCCGCGACCTATTTTGAAAAG ATCCAAGCTGTACTAAAGAAGTACGACATTCTAGTCATCGCGGATGAGGTCATATGTGGATTTGGAAGGCTCGGGACAATGTTCGGATGTGAAAAGTACAACATTAAACCTGATCTTGTCTCTGTAGCAAAG GCTCTTTCCTCCGGATATATGCCAATTGGCGCTGTCCTTGTAAGCCCTGAAGTTTCTGATGTCATATATTCTCAAAGCAACAAGCTCG GTACATTTTCCCATGGATTTACTTATTCGGGTCACCCTGTCGCGTGTGCAGTTGCCTTGGAAACACTGAAGATCTACAA ggaaagaaatattattgagCAAGTAAACAGAATATCACCAAAGTTCCAAGAAGGTTTGAAAGCATTTTCCGACAGTCCCATAATCGGAGAG ATAAGGGGAACTGGTTTGCTACATGGTACAGAGTTTACAGATAACAAATCTCCCAATGATCCTTTCCCTCCTGAATGGG GTATCGGTGCATATTTTGGAGCACAGTGTGAGAAGCACGGGATGTTGGTACGTGTTGCTGGTGATAACATAATGATGTCTCCTCCCTACATTCTTAGTTTGGAAGAAATTGACGAG atGATAAGCAAATATGGGAAAGCATTGAAGGATACTGAAAAGAAAGTGGAAGAACTCAAGTCtcagaagaaataa
- the LOC129871088 gene encoding probable protein S-acyltransferase 19 isoform X2, whose translation MVRKHGWKLPAHTFQVVAITVFCFLVVAFYAFFSPFLGGQIWEYALIAVYSPVALLVFVLYVRCTAINPADPGIMSIFDSERVNNANSKHRLSARKLSGKFDELSNDARSSLSSVSRSSIAVTNSIKKDQLETEISDNLVVSSSRKSSCCKIGGVLCFLFVYEDCCKQGGFSQEKENGEDALYCTLCNAKVCKFSKHCRSCDKCVDGFDHHCRLVIEAGVGIAVLVRCFVNKKNMEAEIVDRLGNGFSQAPFATVVVVCTAVSLLACFPLGELFFFHMILIRKGITTYEYVVAMRAMSEAPGEEFVDEEHPNIVYSPSGSATTGFSGGSSLGLQYKGAWCTPPRVFVDYQEEVAPQLEPRTVPSTVDPDAARLGEKGNKGPKRAVKISAWKLAKLGSNEAMRAAAKARASSSVLRPIDNHRFDPELSFSDSMSVRSIISAETGGNKSMRNELGNSFAHSQGTRDEFETSTCSVSSLSSPKSHVHESVAVSPFRQVHSFGHLNTGIEPEKARVSRDAFPDNVYQLSQSSSEFDEKIMQRNSVSDPATSLLRDVKRTSVVWDQEAGRYVSVVVSASEACTRPSSQVELLNPNAGSDINDKRPALLPQEPSQAPAKPLVSQSEKLMYSGESIFFGGPLLRGPTKDGLKNERGSGSRDVQERLPFNLTRESRFKRDAGSHQLPVFVPDDFLPNISSGTAQSSSRQG comes from the exons ATGGTGAGAAAACATGGATGGAAGCTACCAGCACACACCTTTCAG GTTGTTGCTATAACTGTATTTTGCTTTTTGGTGGTTGCCTTCTATGCTTTCTtctctcctttccttggaggaCAAATTTGGGAGTATGCTCTGATTGCAGTGTATTCGCCAGTG GCATTGCTTGTTTTTGTTCTTTATGTTCGTTGTACTGCAATCAACCCTGCAGATCCTGGCATAATGTCTATATTTGACTCTGAACGAGTGAATAATGCTAACTCAAAACACAGATTGTCTGCAAGAAAGTTGTCTGGAAAGTTTGATGAACTTAGTAATGATGCACGTTCTTCTCTATCATCAGTTTCTAGAAGTTCTATTGCCGTTACCAACTCCATCAAGAAAGATCAACTAGAAACTGAAATATCTGATAATCTGGTGGTTTCTTCTAGTAGAAAGTCATCGTGCTGTAAAATCGGAGGAGTCCtttgttttttatttgtatatgaagATTGCTGCAAACAAGGGGGATTTTCTCAGGAAAAAGAGAATGGTGAAGATGCTTTGTATTGCACATTGTGCAATGCCAAG GTCTGCAAGTTCAGTAAACATTGTCGAAGCTGTGATAAATGTGTGGATGGATTTGATCATCATTGTCGG CTTGTTATTGAAGCTGGAGTTGGAATTGCTGTTCTAGTACGATGCTTTGTGAACAAAAAGAATATGGAGGCTGAAATAGTTGATCGACTAGGGAATGGTTTCTCTCAAGCCCCATTTGCAACTGTTGTG GTTGTATGTACAGCCGTTTCATTGCTGGCTTGTTTTCCTCTGGGGGAGCTTTTCTTTTTCCATATGATACTGATAAGAAAG GGCATTACAACGTACGAGTATGTTGTAGCTATGAGGGCCATGAGCGAGGCACCCGGGGAAGAGTTTGTAGATGAAGAACATCCTAACATTGTATACTCTCCTTCAGGATCAGCTACGACTGGCTTCAGCGGTGGAAGTTCTTTGGGCTTGCAGTACAAAGGTGCATGGTGCACCCCTCCTAGGGTGTTCGTTGATTATCAG GAAGAAGTTGCTCCTCAGTTAGAGCCAAGAACGGTCCCATCTACAGTTGATCCGGATGCAGCTAGGCTCGGAGAAAAGGGAAACAAGGGACCTAAACGAGCTGTTAAGATCAGTGCATGGAAGCTTGCCAAATTGGGCTCAAATGAAGCCATGAGAGCTGCAGCAAAAGCCAGAGCATCGTCATCTGTTCTACGTCCTATAGACAATCATCGCTTTGATCCTGAACTGAGTTTCAGTGATAGTATGAGTGTCAGAAGCATTATCAGCGCTGAGACCGGTGGAAATAAAAGTATGAGAAACGAATTGGGAAATTCATTTGCTCATAGTCAAGGTACCCGAGACGAGTTTGAAACTAGCACCTGTAGTGTCAGCAGTTTGAGTAGTCCAAAAAGCCATGTTCATGAGTCAGTCGCAGTAAGCCCTTTCCGACAAGTTCACAGTTTTGGCCATCTTAACACCGGTATAGAACCAGAAAAGGCCCGAGTTTCTAGAGACGCATTCCCAGATAACGTCTATCAATTGTCGCAGTCTTCTTCAGAGTTTGATGAGAAGATCATGCAGAGGAATAGTGTATCTGATCCTGCAACTTCTCTGCTCAGAGATGTTAAACGAACATCTGTAGTCTGGGACCAAGAAGCTGGAAGGTATGTGTCTGTCGTGGTCTCAGCTTCTGAAGCTTGTACAAGGCCATCCTCGCAAGTAGAATTATTGAATCCAAATGCAGGATCAGATATCAATGACAAGAGGCCAGCCCTTCTCCCTCAAGAACCTTCACAGGCTCCAGCAAAGCCTTTAGTCAGCCAGTCAGAAAAGCTAATGTATAGTGGAGAGTCTATATTCTTTGGTGGTCCACTTTTGCGCGGTCCAACTAAGGATGGTTTGAAAAACGAAAGAGGCTCGGGTTCAAGAGATGTCCAAGAGAGATTACCATTTAATTTGACTCGGGAATCCAGGTTTAAAAGGGACGCTGGCTCGCACCAACTTCCTGTGTTTGTTCCTGATGATTTTTTGCCAAATATTTCATCTGGAACTGCTCAAAGTAGCTCTAGGCAGGGCTGA
- the LOC129871088 gene encoding probable protein S-acyltransferase 19 isoform X3: MSIFDSERVNNANSKHRLSARKLSGKFDELSNDARSSLSSVSRSSIAVTNSIKKDQLETEISDNLVVSSSRKSSCCKIGGVLCFLFVYEDCCKQGGFSQEKENGEDALYCTLCNAKVCKFSKHCRSCDKCVDGFDHHCRWLNNCVGRKNYASFISLMVSSLVWLVIEAGVGIAVLVRCFVNKKNMEAEIVDRLGNGFSQAPFATVVVVCTAVSLLACFPLGELFFFHMILIRKGITTYEYVVAMRAMSEAPGEEFVDEEHPNIVYSPSGSATTGFSGGSSLGLQYKGAWCTPPRVFVDYQEEVAPQLEPRTVPSTVDPDAARLGEKGNKGPKRAVKISAWKLAKLGSNEAMRAAAKARASSSVLRPIDNHRFDPELSFSDSMSVRSIISAETGGNKSMRNELGNSFAHSQGTRDEFETSTCSVSSLSSPKSHVHESVAVSPFRQVHSFGHLNTGIEPEKARVSRDAFPDNVYQLSQSSSEFDEKIMQRNSVSDPATSLLRDVKRTSVVWDQEAGRYVSVVVSASEACTRPSSQVELLNPNAGSDINDKRPALLPQEPSQAPAKPLVSQSEKLMYSGESIFFGGPLLRGPTKDGLKNERGSGSRDVQERLPFNLTRESRFKRDAGSHQLPVFVPDDFLPNISSGTAQSSSRQG, translated from the exons ATGTCTATATTTGACTCTGAACGAGTGAATAATGCTAACTCAAAACACAGATTGTCTGCAAGAAAGTTGTCTGGAAAGTTTGATGAACTTAGTAATGATGCACGTTCTTCTCTATCATCAGTTTCTAGAAGTTCTATTGCCGTTACCAACTCCATCAAGAAAGATCAACTAGAAACTGAAATATCTGATAATCTGGTGGTTTCTTCTAGTAGAAAGTCATCGTGCTGTAAAATCGGAGGAGTCCtttgttttttatttgtatatgaagATTGCTGCAAACAAGGGGGATTTTCTCAGGAAAAAGAGAATGGTGAAGATGCTTTGTATTGCACATTGTGCAATGCCAAG GTCTGCAAGTTCAGTAAACATTGTCGAAGCTGTGATAAATGTGTGGATGGATTTGATCATCATTGTCGG TGGCTCAACAATTGTGTAGGGAGGAAAAACTATGCTTCTTTTATATCATTGATGGTTTCCAGCCTGGTCTGG CTTGTTATTGAAGCTGGAGTTGGAATTGCTGTTCTAGTACGATGCTTTGTGAACAAAAAGAATATGGAGGCTGAAATAGTTGATCGACTAGGGAATGGTTTCTCTCAAGCCCCATTTGCAACTGTTGTG GTTGTATGTACAGCCGTTTCATTGCTGGCTTGTTTTCCTCTGGGGGAGCTTTTCTTTTTCCATATGATACTGATAAGAAAG GGCATTACAACGTACGAGTATGTTGTAGCTATGAGGGCCATGAGCGAGGCACCCGGGGAAGAGTTTGTAGATGAAGAACATCCTAACATTGTATACTCTCCTTCAGGATCAGCTACGACTGGCTTCAGCGGTGGAAGTTCTTTGGGCTTGCAGTACAAAGGTGCATGGTGCACCCCTCCTAGGGTGTTCGTTGATTATCAG GAAGAAGTTGCTCCTCAGTTAGAGCCAAGAACGGTCCCATCTACAGTTGATCCGGATGCAGCTAGGCTCGGAGAAAAGGGAAACAAGGGACCTAAACGAGCTGTTAAGATCAGTGCATGGAAGCTTGCCAAATTGGGCTCAAATGAAGCCATGAGAGCTGCAGCAAAAGCCAGAGCATCGTCATCTGTTCTACGTCCTATAGACAATCATCGCTTTGATCCTGAACTGAGTTTCAGTGATAGTATGAGTGTCAGAAGCATTATCAGCGCTGAGACCGGTGGAAATAAAAGTATGAGAAACGAATTGGGAAATTCATTTGCTCATAGTCAAGGTACCCGAGACGAGTTTGAAACTAGCACCTGTAGTGTCAGCAGTTTGAGTAGTCCAAAAAGCCATGTTCATGAGTCAGTCGCAGTAAGCCCTTTCCGACAAGTTCACAGTTTTGGCCATCTTAACACCGGTATAGAACCAGAAAAGGCCCGAGTTTCTAGAGACGCATTCCCAGATAACGTCTATCAATTGTCGCAGTCTTCTTCAGAGTTTGATGAGAAGATCATGCAGAGGAATAGTGTATCTGATCCTGCAACTTCTCTGCTCAGAGATGTTAAACGAACATCTGTAGTCTGGGACCAAGAAGCTGGAAGGTATGTGTCTGTCGTGGTCTCAGCTTCTGAAGCTTGTACAAGGCCATCCTCGCAAGTAGAATTATTGAATCCAAATGCAGGATCAGATATCAATGACAAGAGGCCAGCCCTTCTCCCTCAAGAACCTTCACAGGCTCCAGCAAAGCCTTTAGTCAGCCAGTCAGAAAAGCTAATGTATAGTGGAGAGTCTATATTCTTTGGTGGTCCACTTTTGCGCGGTCCAACTAAGGATGGTTTGAAAAACGAAAGAGGCTCGGGTTCAAGAGATGTCCAAGAGAGATTACCATTTAATTTGACTCGGGAATCCAGGTTTAAAAGGGACGCTGGCTCGCACCAACTTCCTGTGTTTGTTCCTGATGATTTTTTGCCAAATATTTCATCTGGAACTGCTCAAAGTAGCTCTAGGCAGGGCTGA
- the LOC129871088 gene encoding probable protein S-acyltransferase 19 isoform X1 encodes MVRKHGWKLPAHTFQVVAITVFCFLVVAFYAFFSPFLGGQIWEYALIAVYSPVALLVFVLYVRCTAINPADPGIMSIFDSERVNNANSKHRLSARKLSGKFDELSNDARSSLSSVSRSSIAVTNSIKKDQLETEISDNLVVSSSRKSSCCKIGGVLCFLFVYEDCCKQGGFSQEKENGEDALYCTLCNAKVCKFSKHCRSCDKCVDGFDHHCRWLNNCVGRKNYASFISLMVSSLVWLVIEAGVGIAVLVRCFVNKKNMEAEIVDRLGNGFSQAPFATVVVVCTAVSLLACFPLGELFFFHMILIRKGITTYEYVVAMRAMSEAPGEEFVDEEHPNIVYSPSGSATTGFSGGSSLGLQYKGAWCTPPRVFVDYQEEVAPQLEPRTVPSTVDPDAARLGEKGNKGPKRAVKISAWKLAKLGSNEAMRAAAKARASSSVLRPIDNHRFDPELSFSDSMSVRSIISAETGGNKSMRNELGNSFAHSQGTRDEFETSTCSVSSLSSPKSHVHESVAVSPFRQVHSFGHLNTGIEPEKARVSRDAFPDNVYQLSQSSSEFDEKIMQRNSVSDPATSLLRDVKRTSVVWDQEAGRYVSVVVSASEACTRPSSQVELLNPNAGSDINDKRPALLPQEPSQAPAKPLVSQSEKLMYSGESIFFGGPLLRGPTKDGLKNERGSGSRDVQERLPFNLTRESRFKRDAGSHQLPVFVPDDFLPNISSGTAQSSSRQG; translated from the exons ATGGTGAGAAAACATGGATGGAAGCTACCAGCACACACCTTTCAG GTTGTTGCTATAACTGTATTTTGCTTTTTGGTGGTTGCCTTCTATGCTTTCTtctctcctttccttggaggaCAAATTTGGGAGTATGCTCTGATTGCAGTGTATTCGCCAGTG GCATTGCTTGTTTTTGTTCTTTATGTTCGTTGTACTGCAATCAACCCTGCAGATCCTGGCATAATGTCTATATTTGACTCTGAACGAGTGAATAATGCTAACTCAAAACACAGATTGTCTGCAAGAAAGTTGTCTGGAAAGTTTGATGAACTTAGTAATGATGCACGTTCTTCTCTATCATCAGTTTCTAGAAGTTCTATTGCCGTTACCAACTCCATCAAGAAAGATCAACTAGAAACTGAAATATCTGATAATCTGGTGGTTTCTTCTAGTAGAAAGTCATCGTGCTGTAAAATCGGAGGAGTCCtttgttttttatttgtatatgaagATTGCTGCAAACAAGGGGGATTTTCTCAGGAAAAAGAGAATGGTGAAGATGCTTTGTATTGCACATTGTGCAATGCCAAG GTCTGCAAGTTCAGTAAACATTGTCGAAGCTGTGATAAATGTGTGGATGGATTTGATCATCATTGTCGG TGGCTCAACAATTGTGTAGGGAGGAAAAACTATGCTTCTTTTATATCATTGATGGTTTCCAGCCTGGTCTGG CTTGTTATTGAAGCTGGAGTTGGAATTGCTGTTCTAGTACGATGCTTTGTGAACAAAAAGAATATGGAGGCTGAAATAGTTGATCGACTAGGGAATGGTTTCTCTCAAGCCCCATTTGCAACTGTTGTG GTTGTATGTACAGCCGTTTCATTGCTGGCTTGTTTTCCTCTGGGGGAGCTTTTCTTTTTCCATATGATACTGATAAGAAAG GGCATTACAACGTACGAGTATGTTGTAGCTATGAGGGCCATGAGCGAGGCACCCGGGGAAGAGTTTGTAGATGAAGAACATCCTAACATTGTATACTCTCCTTCAGGATCAGCTACGACTGGCTTCAGCGGTGGAAGTTCTTTGGGCTTGCAGTACAAAGGTGCATGGTGCACCCCTCCTAGGGTGTTCGTTGATTATCAG GAAGAAGTTGCTCCTCAGTTAGAGCCAAGAACGGTCCCATCTACAGTTGATCCGGATGCAGCTAGGCTCGGAGAAAAGGGAAACAAGGGACCTAAACGAGCTGTTAAGATCAGTGCATGGAAGCTTGCCAAATTGGGCTCAAATGAAGCCATGAGAGCTGCAGCAAAAGCCAGAGCATCGTCATCTGTTCTACGTCCTATAGACAATCATCGCTTTGATCCTGAACTGAGTTTCAGTGATAGTATGAGTGTCAGAAGCATTATCAGCGCTGAGACCGGTGGAAATAAAAGTATGAGAAACGAATTGGGAAATTCATTTGCTCATAGTCAAGGTACCCGAGACGAGTTTGAAACTAGCACCTGTAGTGTCAGCAGTTTGAGTAGTCCAAAAAGCCATGTTCATGAGTCAGTCGCAGTAAGCCCTTTCCGACAAGTTCACAGTTTTGGCCATCTTAACACCGGTATAGAACCAGAAAAGGCCCGAGTTTCTAGAGACGCATTCCCAGATAACGTCTATCAATTGTCGCAGTCTTCTTCAGAGTTTGATGAGAAGATCATGCAGAGGAATAGTGTATCTGATCCTGCAACTTCTCTGCTCAGAGATGTTAAACGAACATCTGTAGTCTGGGACCAAGAAGCTGGAAGGTATGTGTCTGTCGTGGTCTCAGCTTCTGAAGCTTGTACAAGGCCATCCTCGCAAGTAGAATTATTGAATCCAAATGCAGGATCAGATATCAATGACAAGAGGCCAGCCCTTCTCCCTCAAGAACCTTCACAGGCTCCAGCAAAGCCTTTAGTCAGCCAGTCAGAAAAGCTAATGTATAGTGGAGAGTCTATATTCTTTGGTGGTCCACTTTTGCGCGGTCCAACTAAGGATGGTTTGAAAAACGAAAGAGGCTCGGGTTCAAGAGATGTCCAAGAGAGATTACCATTTAATTTGACTCGGGAATCCAGGTTTAAAAGGGACGCTGGCTCGCACCAACTTCCTGTGTTTGTTCCTGATGATTTTTTGCCAAATATTTCATCTGGAACTGCTCAAAGTAGCTCTAGGCAGGGCTGA